The following coding sequences lie in one Methylosinus sp. PW1 genomic window:
- a CDS encoding MFS transporter produces MTLVPPLHGAASSAALEQRVYAKVTRRVLPLLFLCYILAYLDRVNVGFAKLQMVGDLKFSESVYGLGAGVFFIGYFLFEIPSNLILHRVGARRWIARILVTWGLASAATMLVSTPLMFYVMRFLLGVAEAGFFPGAILYLTYWFPAARRGRITALLMMAVPLAGVIGGPLSGWILQNLDGAHGLSGWRWMFLIEGLPSILVGAIVFFALEDNIEKAGWLSDSEKRLLADNLAADHAAHASHSFRDAMRDAKVWVLCLVYFGIVMGLYGVGFWLPTLVQATGVSRPLDIGLLSAAPYAVASVAMLLGGISADKYRERRWHLALPCALGAVGLVASGLFAADTATALIALTVASAGTMTALPLFWSCPTAFLRGVAAAGGIALINSVGNLAGFASPYMVGFIKDQTQRADYGLYALALFMAMSAMLVISAIPSRLVDR; encoded by the coding sequence ATGACTCTCGTTCCGCCGCTCCACGGGGCCGCTTCGTCGGCCGCTCTCGAGCAGCGCGTCTACGCCAAGGTCACGCGGCGCGTGCTGCCGCTGCTCTTTCTCTGCTACATCCTCGCTTATCTCGATCGCGTGAATGTCGGCTTCGCCAAGCTGCAGATGGTCGGTGATCTGAAGTTCAGCGAGAGCGTCTATGGGCTCGGCGCCGGCGTTTTCTTCATCGGCTATTTCCTGTTCGAGATTCCGAGCAATCTGATCCTGCATCGCGTCGGCGCGCGGCGCTGGATCGCGCGCATTCTCGTCACCTGGGGGCTTGCCTCCGCGGCGACAATGCTCGTCTCGACGCCGCTCATGTTCTACGTCATGCGCTTTCTGCTCGGCGTCGCCGAGGCCGGCTTCTTTCCCGGCGCCATCCTCTATCTCACCTATTGGTTTCCCGCCGCGCGCCGCGGCCGCATCACGGCGCTGCTGATGATGGCGGTGCCGCTCGCCGGCGTCATCGGCGGGCCGCTCTCGGGCTGGATCTTGCAGAATCTCGACGGCGCTCACGGGCTTTCGGGGTGGCGCTGGATGTTCCTCATCGAGGGGCTGCCGTCCATTCTGGTTGGCGCGATCGTCTTTTTCGCGCTGGAGGACAATATCGAAAAAGCCGGCTGGCTGTCGGACAGCGAAAAGAGGCTGCTCGCCGATAATCTCGCCGCCGATCACGCCGCCCATGCGTCCCATTCCTTCCGCGATGCGATGCGCGACGCCAAGGTCTGGGTTTTATGTCTCGTCTATTTCGGAATTGTGATGGGGCTCTATGGCGTCGGCTTCTGGCTGCCGACGCTGGTTCAGGCGACGGGCGTCAGCCGGCCGCTCGACATCGGCCTCTTGTCGGCCGCGCCCTACGCCGTCGCCAGCGTCGCCATGCTATTGGGCGGAATCAGCGCCGACAAATATCGCGAGCGCCGCTGGCATCTCGCTCTGCCTTGCGCCTTGGGCGCCGTCGGCCTCGTCGCCAGCGGGCTCTTCGCCGCCGACACGGCGACGGCGCTGATCGCGCTCACTGTGGCGAGCGCCGGCACGATGACGGCGCTGCCATTGTTCTGGAGCTGCCCGACCGCCTTTCTGCGCGGCGTCGCCGCGGCGGGCGGCATAGCGCTCATCAATTCGGTGGGAAATCTCGCGGGCTTCGCCAGCCCCTATATGGTCGGCTTCATCAAGGATCAGACCCAGCGCGCCGATTACGGGCTCTATGCGCTGGCGCTGTTCATGGCCATGAGCGCGATGCTCGTCATCAGCGCGATTCCGTCACGGCTCGTCGATCGCTGA
- a CDS encoding peptidylprolyl isomerase has product MPHLKTTRLGSRGVLAAIGVLALLAMGAAPAQAKVLAKVNGVDITDEDVKIALDDLGAGLPRQLEGKARENYILDFLIDEQLVVQKAQRDKLGETPDFAKKLAYLRDKALMEALLGKVSKDATTEAAVKKTYDEAAKNQKPETEIHAHHILVTTEDEAKAAQKRVKGGEDFGKVATELSKDTGAQGGDLGWFTKDRMVPEFGEAAFKLEPGQISDPVKTQFGWHIIKLDQKRPKVFPPLDQVRDQVSRYVAQKAQSDLIVELRQGAKIERTEPPAAEAKPGDKPAEAKPAEKKK; this is encoded by the coding sequence ATGCCTCACCTCAAGACCACGCGTCTCGGCAGCCGGGGCGTCCTCGCCGCGATCGGCGTCCTCGCTCTGCTGGCGATGGGCGCGGCCCCGGCGCAGGCCAAGGTCCTCGCCAAGGTCAATGGCGTCGACATCACCGACGAAGACGTGAAAATCGCGCTCGACGATCTGGGGGCGGGTCTGCCGCGGCAGCTGGAGGGCAAGGCGCGCGAGAATTATATTCTCGATTTCCTCATCGACGAGCAGCTCGTCGTGCAGAAGGCGCAGCGCGACAAGCTCGGCGAGACGCCGGATTTCGCCAAGAAGCTCGCCTATTTGCGCGACAAGGCGCTGATGGAGGCGCTGCTCGGCAAGGTCTCCAAGGACGCCACCACAGAGGCCGCCGTCAAGAAGACCTATGACGAGGCCGCCAAGAATCAGAAGCCCGAGACCGAGATCCACGCGCATCACATTCTGGTGACGACGGAGGACGAGGCCAAGGCCGCGCAAAAGCGCGTGAAGGGCGGCGAGGATTTCGGCAAGGTCGCGACCGAGCTGTCCAAGGACACGGGCGCGCAGGGCGGCGATCTCGGCTGGTTCACCAAGGACCGCATGGTGCCGGAATTCGGCGAGGCGGCCTTCAAGCTGGAGCCGGGGCAGATCTCCGATCCGGTGAAGACGCAATTCGGCTGGCATATCATCAAGCTGGACCAGAAGCGCCCGAAAGTCTTCCCGCCGCTGGACCAGGTGCGCGACCAGGTCTCCCGCTATGTGGCGCAGAAGGCCCAGTCGGACCTCATCGTCGAGCTGCGCCAGGGCGCCAAGATCGAGCGCACCGAGCCGCCGGCCGCCGAAGCCAAGCCGGGCGACAAGCCCGCCGAGGCCAAGCCCGCCGAGAAGAAGAAATAG
- the argJ gene encoding bifunctional glutamate N-acetyltransferase/amino-acid acetyltransferase ArgJ: MAKAAPISPLAPKTYPDIPPIAGVRFAVAQAGIRYAGRTDAMLALFDEGTQVAGVFTRSKCPSAPVDWCRARLEGGKARALLVNSGNANAFTGKAGKEATKLSAKLVAAAARVPEKQVFLASTGVIGEPLDATKFEPVLGKLVAEARGDAWREAASAIMTTDTYPKLATRVAKLGDVEVRLAGVAKGAGMIAPDMATMLSFVFTDAPIDAEVLQNLLSKSVQSSFNAITVDSDTSTSDTLLLFATGAAAERGAPHIEKASDRRLEDFRRALDEVLLDLAHQVVKDGEGARKFVEVTVMGAESAKAAKRIALSIANSPLVKTAVAGEDANWGRVVMAVGKSGEAADRDKLAIWFGDIRVAHKGLRDPDYDEAEVSQIMKRDEIAIHVDIGLGSGAARVWTCDLTKEYIAINGDYRS; encoded by the coding sequence ATGGCCAAGGCCGCCCCCATTTCGCCGCTCGCCCCCAAGACCTATCCCGACATTCCGCCGATCGCCGGCGTCCGCTTCGCGGTGGCGCAAGCGGGCATACGCTACGCCGGGCGCACCGACGCCATGCTCGCCCTCTTCGACGAGGGCACGCAGGTCGCCGGCGTGTTCACGCGCTCCAAATGCCCCTCGGCTCCGGTCGATTGGTGCCGGGCGCGGCTCGAGGGCGGCAAGGCGCGGGCGCTGCTCGTCAATTCCGGCAACGCCAACGCCTTTACCGGCAAGGCCGGCAAGGAGGCGACGAAGCTCTCCGCCAAGCTCGTCGCCGCAGCCGCCCGCGTGCCGGAGAAGCAGGTCTTCCTCGCCTCCACAGGCGTCATCGGCGAGCCGCTCGACGCGACGAAATTCGAGCCCGTGCTGGGCAAGCTCGTGGCCGAGGCGCGCGGCGACGCTTGGCGCGAGGCCGCTTCGGCGATCATGACCACCGACACCTATCCCAAGCTCGCGACCCGCGTCGCCAAGCTCGGCGACGTCGAGGTGCGCCTGGCGGGCGTCGCCAAGGGCGCGGGCATGATCGCGCCGGACATGGCGACCATGCTCTCCTTCGTCTTCACCGACGCGCCGATCGACGCTGAGGTTCTGCAGAACCTCTTGTCGAAATCGGTGCAGAGCTCGTTCAACGCCATCACCGTGGACAGCGACACCTCCACCTCGGACACGCTGCTGCTCTTCGCCACGGGCGCGGCGGCCGAGCGCGGCGCCCCGCATATCGAGAAGGCGAGCGATCGCCGCCTCGAGGATTTCCGCCGCGCGCTGGACGAGGTTCTGCTCGATCTCGCGCATCAGGTGGTGAAGGACGGCGAAGGCGCGCGCAAATTCGTCGAGGTGACGGTGATGGGCGCCGAGAGCGCCAAGGCGGCGAAGCGCATCGCCCTCTCCATCGCCAATTCGCCGCTGGTGAAGACGGCGGTGGCCGGCGAGGACGCCAATTGGGGCCGCGTGGTGATGGCGGTCGGCAAATCCGGCGAGGCCGCCGACCGCGACAAGCTGGCCATATGGTTCGGCGACATTCGCGTCGCCCATAAGGGCCTGCGCGACCCAGACTATGACGAGGCGGAAGTCTCGCAGATCATGAAACGCGACGAGATCGCCATCCATGTCGACATCGGCCTCGGCTCCGGCGCCGCGCGCGTGTGGACCTGCGATCTGACGAAGGAATATATCGCCATCAACGGCGACTATCGCAGCTGA
- a CDS encoding HAD family phosphatase, with amino-acid sequence MVFPHAVEAVLFDMDGTLLDTERLYVDAWIAAGRAVGHEITEAFCHRMIGKPMQDCETMMIERFGADFPLDACIEACGAYVARASRSGVPLKEGARELVDYLTAMNIPLAIATSSRRPTAEHHLSRCGLLSHFSALVTRDDVQRGKPHPESYLRAARALGKEPRRCLALEDSPTGLRSAAASGAMTIMAPDVLQPSAEERALCLAVVASLRDVLEMLRAHADTQWPLGAIAR; translated from the coding sequence ATGGTTTTCCCCCATGCTGTAGAAGCGGTTCTCTTCGACATGGACGGCACGCTGCTCGACACGGAGCGGCTCTATGTCGACGCCTGGATCGCCGCCGGCCGCGCCGTCGGCCATGAGATCACCGAGGCTTTCTGCCATCGCATGATCGGCAAGCCGATGCAGGATTGCGAGACGATGATGATCGAGCGCTTCGGCGCCGATTTCCCGCTCGACGCCTGCATAGAAGCCTGCGGCGCCTATGTCGCCCGCGCCTCGCGCTCCGGCGTGCCGCTGAAGGAAGGCGCGCGCGAGCTGGTCGATTATCTCACGGCGATGAATATTCCGCTCGCCATCGCCACCTCCTCGCGGCGGCCGACCGCGGAGCATCATCTGAGCCGCTGCGGGCTGCTCTCGCACTTCTCTGCGCTGGTGACGCGCGACGATGTTCAGCGCGGCAAGCCGCATCCCGAATCCTATCTGCGCGCCGCGCGCGCGCTCGGCAAGGAGCCGCGGCGTTGCCTCGCGCTCGAGGATTCGCCGACCGGCCTGCGCTCGGCCGCCGCCTCCGGCGCGATGACGATCATGGCGCCCGATGTTCTGCAGCCCTCCGCCGAGGAGCGCGCCCTCTGCCTCGCTGTCGTCGCCAGCCTGCGCGATGTGCTCGAAATGCTGCGCGCGCATGCGGACACGCAGTGGCCCCTAGGCGCCATTGCGCGATGA
- a CDS encoding lipoprotein, which translates to MRSAALCVALAPLALSACNSAAPEMRFDPAEAAFIRQEGKATIEGQAFLRDQQGKTNVRYAAGEVVRLIPATAYAQARISQFYGKRKFIPALLMPTPTQEAEYAAYTRTTKAGATGRFTFDKVAPGRYFVTTQLTWLPKGGLISEGGAMYDEIVVTGKETDPIEVVLSGN; encoded by the coding sequence ATGCGTTCCGCCGCCCTCTGCGTCGCCCTCGCGCCGCTCGCTCTCTCCGCCTGCAACAGCGCCGCGCCGGAAATGCGCTTCGATCCCGCCGAGGCCGCCTTCATCAGGCAGGAGGGCAAGGCGACGATCGAAGGTCAGGCCTTTCTGCGCGACCAGCAGGGCAAGACGAATGTGCGCTACGCCGCCGGCGAGGTGGTGCGGCTCATTCCCGCGACCGCCTATGCGCAGGCGCGCATCTCGCAATTCTACGGCAAGCGCAAATTCATCCCGGCCCTGCTCATGCCGACGCCGACGCAGGAGGCCGAATATGCGGCCTACACGCGCACGACCAAGGCGGGCGCGACCGGCCGCTTCACTTTCGACAAGGTCGCGCCGGGCCGCTATTTCGTGACGACGCAGCTCACTTGGCTTCCCAAGGGCGGCTTGATCAGCGAGGGCGGCGCGATGTACGACGAGATTGTCGTCACCGGCAAGGAGACCGATCCGATCGAGGTCGTGCTCTCCGGCAATTAA